The following nucleotide sequence is from Apium graveolens cultivar Ventura chromosome 4, ASM990537v1, whole genome shotgun sequence.
CTTACTGGTAGCTACGATGAGTATCTAAGGATATGGGATGTTAGATCAATCTCAAAACCTGTAAATGAAACTTCAATCTGTTTAGGAGGAGTTTGGAGAATCAAACAACATCCTTTCGTACCAGGCATAGTCTTGGCAGCTTGTATGCACAATGGCTTTGCAGTCGTCAAAATTAATGGAGATGGAGCTGACGTAATTGAAACATACACTAAGCATGAATCCCTTGCATATGGAGCAGATTGGCAGAAAATAAGCACATCTCATGATGGCAAAAAGAAGAGTACTGCAGTAGCTACTTGCTCGTTTTATGATCGGTGCCTTAGGATATGGGTGCCAGAGAGCACTTTTGCTATATGATAATTCTTGTCTCTGGCGAAGGATCACACGAATCTTGCTGAGTGGAGCGTATTACTTGTATTTGGTGTTTTGTGGTCAAGTTAGTTGATGATTTTAATTTACATGAATGGAATTGCAGTTTTGACAACTCTTTATTGTTTATGCCAACTATAAAATGTTGTTTACTTTTGATATAACTTGTGTGTTGAAGATTGTACATATACTTTTACAATGGGAACTATAGTTTATGAGTTGTTTCTATTTATATTTGCAAAATATACATTTATTTTATCAACTTCTAATCAGAGGAGGAATCTTATTTCAGAAAAAAGAAACCAAGGAAGAGAAGTCCAACATAACGAGGGACCACATCTATTTTTCGGCATTCATTCTATTTTCCTGTAGCAAATTAAAGTTGTTAGGTAGAAGAACGTTTTATCTATTTTGTCCGGTAGCCAAACTTAGAGCATTTTCAACCATGTAGAACCCTGAGCTActataaatgaaaaatatagagattttgtaaaaaaaatcatCTCCAATGGTACATTCCCCTTATCTATAAATATAGCCAACCTCTTGATGTTGATTATATTTGTTTAACCACTACAAACTTGTAAAAAATCCgtaaaagaaaatctaataatttattaccatattgaagtaatatattttatttataacataaaattttaataacataccatttttaaaatatagttaaCCAATATAGCTAATACCATCGAAGTACAATGTGTTGCAGATTCAACAAATTTTAACTGTTGTCTTACATGTCCGGTTTAGCCAACCAATTACAGCCAACACCATTGGAGATACTCTTATATTCTTTGTCCTATATTTGACAAACTGAGGTGATTGTAAAAGATAGAGGCTAAAATTGATAATGCAGCTTCATCTTTTCTGGTCAGTATTTTCTCTTTTTATTTGCGATGCATATATTTTTATGAACTTAATTCAATCATCATGGTATCAAAGCCTTCTTTCCTGCCTCTATACAAGATTCTCCTAGTTCTCTGATACTGTCaatcttttctttcttaacaaaCACCTTTCCTTATCATTAATCTTTCTACACTCTCATATCTACTTTTCTCTCTCTAGTCTCTATCTTAAAAACTCAAACTTTATTCTTCTTTACATCTGATCTGTGACTACAATGGGAACCCCTGCTAGACTATCCTATCAAGACATGCTAAACCCACTCTTTCTTCACCTCTCAGACAATGCTACATCTATTCAAGTAGAAAAGCTGCAAGGCTCAGCAGACTATAGATCTTGGAGTCTATCCATGGAAATAAACCTAGCCTCCAAACGCAAACTGGGTTTCGTGAATGGAACCATAACCAAGCCACAAGATGATGACACAAAGGCGGAAATGTGGGAAGCTTGTAACAACATGGTTATTGCCTGGATAACAGGTAATGTTTCTTCAACTGTTCGTCAATCTATAATGTTTATGAATAATGCATCTAAATTGTGGAAAAATTTGGAAAAGAGATTTACTTTGACAAATGGGTCGCGCAAATATAAGCTAAGCAAAGATCTTTATGAAGTTCGTCAACATACTGCCTCCATTAATGAATATTACACCACAATGAAAACATTGTGTGAAGAGGTTGACTCGATGAACCTTCTTCCTGCCATTCTTAACCCACTGATGAAATAAAAATCTTCTTGAGTAAAATAGAGGTGCAACAAGAGGAAGCTAGACTTTTTCAATTTTTGAATGGACTAAATGAAGTCTATGGTCCTCAACGTAGTCAGCTACTAATGTCTGCTACCTTGCCAAGTATTGAGCAAGCTGTCTCTGTCCTTCAGCAAAAAGAAGCACAAAGAAATCTGTTACATTCAGTCACTCCTGATCTCGAATTATC
It contains:
- the LOC141718265 gene encoding uncharacterized protein LOC141718265; this translates as MGTPARLSYQDMLNPLFLHLSDNATSIQVEKLQGSADYRSWSLSMEINLASKRKLGFVNGTITKPQDDDTKAEMWEACNNMVIAWITGNVSSTVRQSIMFMNNASKLWKNLEKRFTLTNGSRKYKLSKDLYEVRQHTASINEYYTTMKTLCEEVDSMNLLPAILNPLMK